CGACCACCATCGGCCAAGCGGTGTTCAAGCACGACGAGATGCAGGCCCTCATCGCCGCGGTCGATCAGAAGTTCGCTGCGGCGGGCAAGGAGAATGCGCAGTTCGCCGGCAAGAAGGTCGCGCTACTCGAAGGCGCGCTGACGCCGGACGGGCCCAAGGTGATGTCGCCCGAATGGCGCAGCGAGTTCCTCATCGAGATGGGTTTTGCCGTCGCCGAGAACGTCGAATCGGCCGACGTCCTGATCTGGACCACCGAAAGTGACGAACAACAGGCGGCCCTGCTGGCCGATCCGGAGATCAGCCGCCGTCGAAACGTCTTCACCGGCAAGGAACTGGCGGGCGCCATCGCATTCGGTTCGCCGCTGTCGTATCCGGTGGTGGCCCAGACGCTGCCGGCCCGCATCGCCGAGGTGATCGCCTGACAAGATGACCTGGTGACAGCCACCAGCACCGAGTCCGAGCACCGAGGTTTCGCAACCACGGGTTCGGCCTACTATCCGGCGTTGGTCGCGATCTTCACCGGGCTGGTGCTGATCTCGAATGTGTCGGCCACGAAGGGCATCGCCTTCGGACCGATCATCGGCGACTGGTCGCTGATCACCGACGGCGGGTTCATCGTGTTCCCGTTGACGTACGTCATCGGCGACGTGCTCTCCGAGGTGTACGGCTTCAAGGCCACCCGGCGCGCCATCTATATAGCCTTCGTGATGGAAGCCATCGCGGCGTTCACCTTCTGGCTCACCGCCTACCTGCCACCCGCGGACTTCTACACCAACCAGGCCGCGTTCGAGGCCGTCGTCAAACCGTTCACGCAGTTGATCATCGCCGGGCTCGCCGGTTTTCTCGTCGGGCAGACGCTCAACGCGTGGGTGGTGGTGCGGATCAAGGCCCGCACGAAGGAGAAGCATCTGTGGGCCCGGTTGATCGGATCCACCGTCGTCGGCGAGTTCGCCGACACGCTGGTGTTCTGCGCCATCGCCGCGGGAGCGAT
The nucleotide sequence above comes from Mycolicibacterium moriokaense. Encoded proteins:
- a CDS encoding queuosine precursor transporter; amino-acid sequence: MTATSTESEHRGFATTGSAYYPALVAIFTGLVLISNVSATKGIAFGPIIGDWSLITDGGFIVFPLTYVIGDVLSEVYGFKATRRAIYIAFVMEAIAAFTFWLTAYLPPADFYTNQAAFEAVVKPFTQLIIAGLAGFLVGQTLNAWVVVRIKARTKEKHLWARLIGSTVVGEFADTLVFCAIAAGAIGISTWRDFFTYVALGWVYKTAVEIVVLPVTYRVIAFIKRREPTYQPAV